The Pirellulales bacterium genome includes a window with the following:
- a CDS encoding DUF1549 domain-containing protein, whose amino-acid sequence MMRHIQACSAAVQCGKPGRLVLLCAAALAAAWVASVRYQAATAAEKKSTGRVAAADAKKELGGKSLGDKGGGELSDAVSTSGTSDADIIAYINEQIRKGWNDAEVTASPEATENEWCRRLFLDVLGRIPSVSELQGFLADKSKNKKQALVDRLLDSDEYVEEYARNWMTLWTNILIGRPKNARDEARDLVDRDGMQQYLRRNFLTNKPYDKMVFELISATGSNKPGEDGYNGAVNFVLDNLQENATTATAKTARYFLGLQVQCTQCHNHPFNDWKQDQFWGMNAFFRQTKALRTFQGREIVAVRLENEDFPGEGGDPREAEIYYELRNGILQVAYPTFVDGTKINPSGYADEVNRRLELAKLVVKSEYLGKSIVNRMWAHFLGYGFTKPIDDLGPHNAASHPDLLEYLGKQFSGHGHDLRRLIRWIVLSEPYALSSKYGARIAKNKQDDPTLGNKPLFSHFYVRQMQAEELYESLLVATEAHKTKGSFQEQEKTKGDWLRQFTIAFGTDEGDETTTFNGTIPQTLMMMNGDLIKKATSLEKGGFLHKMIAGSMKPHSRIDYLYEAALARKPSKQEMTIANQLLALRGGDPAAAMQDVWWAVLNSNEFILNH is encoded by the coding sequence ATGATGCGGCACATCCAAGCATGTTCGGCGGCGGTACAATGCGGTAAACCGGGGCGCCTGGTTCTGCTCTGCGCGGCGGCCCTCGCCGCCGCCTGGGTCGCTTCCGTCCGCTATCAGGCCGCGACGGCTGCTGAAAAAAAGTCGACCGGGCGAGTCGCGGCGGCCGACGCCAAGAAAGAACTCGGCGGCAAGTCGTTGGGCGATAAGGGCGGCGGCGAGTTGAGCGACGCCGTTTCGACGAGCGGCACCAGCGACGCCGACATTATCGCCTACATCAACGAACAAATCCGCAAGGGCTGGAACGACGCGGAAGTCACCGCCTCGCCCGAGGCCACCGAGAACGAATGGTGCCGCCGCCTCTTTCTGGACGTGCTGGGCCGCATCCCGTCGGTCTCGGAACTGCAAGGCTTTCTGGCCGACAAGTCGAAGAATAAAAAGCAGGCCCTGGTCGACCGTCTGCTCGACAGCGACGAGTATGTGGAAGAGTACGCCCGAAACTGGATGACCCTCTGGACCAACATCCTCATCGGCCGCCCCAAGAACGCCCGTGACGAAGCCCGCGACTTGGTCGACCGCGACGGCATGCAGCAATATCTCCGCCGCAACTTTTTGACCAACAAGCCCTACGACAAAATGGTGTTTGAGCTGATCAGCGCCACCGGCTCGAACAAGCCGGGCGAAGACGGTTACAACGGCGCGGTCAACTTCGTGCTCGACAACCTGCAAGAGAACGCCACCACCGCCACCGCCAAGACCGCCCGATATTTCCTCGGCCTGCAGGTGCAATGCACGCAGTGCCACAATCATCCCTTCAACGACTGGAAGCAGGACCAGTTTTGGGGCATGAACGCCTTCTTCCGCCAGACCAAGGCCCTGCGCACCTTCCAAGGGCGCGAAATCGTGGCCGTCCGGTTGGAAAACGAAGATTTTCCCGGCGAGGGGGGCGACCCGCGGGAAGCCGAGATTTACTATGAACTGCGAAACGGCATCTTGCAGGTGGCCTATCCGACGTTCGTCGACGGCACCAAGATCAACCCCAGCGGTTACGCCGACGAGGTCAATCGCCGCCTGGAGCTGGCCAAGTTGGTGGTCAAATCGGAGTACCTGGGCAAGTCGATCGTCAACCGCATGTGGGCGCACTTCCTGGGCTATGGCTTTACCAAGCCGATCGACGACCTGGGGCCGCACAATGCGGCTTCACACCCTGATTTGCTGGAATATCTCGGCAAGCAATTCAGCGGGCACGGGCACGACCTGCGCCGGCTGATTCGCTGGATCGTGCTCAGCGAGCCTTACGCGTTATCGAGCAAGTACGGAGCGAGAATCGCCAAGAACAAGCAGGACGACCCGACGCTGGGCAACAAGCCGCTGTTCAGTCATTTTTATGTGCGGCAGATGCAGGCCGAAGAACTTTACGAATCGTTGCTGGTCGCCACCGAGGCGCACAAGACCAAGGGCAGCTTCCAGGAGCAAGAGAAGACCAAGGGCGACTGGCTGCGGCAGTTCACGATCGCGTTCGGCACCGACGAAGGCGACGAGACGACGACCTTCAACGGTACGATCCCGCAGACGTTGATGATGATGAACGGCGATCTGATCAAGAAGGCCACCAGCCTGGAGAAGGGCGGCTTCTTGCACAAGATGATCGCGGGCAGCATGAAGCCGCACTCACGAATCGACTATCTGTATGAAGCGGCCTTGGCCCGCAAGCCGTCGAAGCAAGAGATGACGATTGCCAACCAGTTGTTGGCATTGCGCGGCGGCGATCCGGCCGCGGCGATGCAGGATGTCTGGTGGGCGGTGCTGAATAGCAACGAGTTTATTCTGAACCACTAG
- a CDS encoding response regulator, whose product MAVAPMRVLVVDDDRDTTECMRLLIRHWGHDVHVANQGSTAIEQAPLIKPDVMLVDLGMPQIDGLTVARNVRLVPDLATTSLVALTGYADEGHRQQALKAGFDEFLVKPLRVEALQALLERVRARVADSQERTAQAQEAAAKSRRLTAKSSHSAAELPGDPVPVHIQKSGISDLILLADRGAAEYLRQWLREQSCRVGPVFEPQPGQVAFYTYSRRQTRSLLSEHPKVRLDI is encoded by the coding sequence ATGGCGGTCGCCCCCATGCGAGTTCTTGTCGTCGACGACGATCGAGACACCACGGAATGTATGCGGCTGTTGATCCGACACTGGGGTCACGACGTCCACGTGGCCAACCAGGGAAGCACGGCCATCGAGCAAGCGCCCCTGATCAAACCCGACGTCATGCTCGTCGACCTGGGCATGCCGCAAATCGACGGATTGACCGTCGCCCGCAACGTTCGACTGGTGCCCGATCTGGCAACGACTTCGCTGGTGGCGTTGACCGGCTACGCCGATGAAGGTCATCGCCAACAGGCCCTGAAGGCGGGCTTCGACGAATTCCTGGTCAAGCCGTTGCGCGTCGAAGCGCTGCAGGCGCTGCTGGAACGCGTCCGTGCCCGCGTCGCCGACAGCCAGGAGAGAACGGCGCAAGCCCAAGAAGCCGCGGCCAAGAGCCGCCGGCTCACGGCCAAGTCGTCGCACTCAGCGGCCGAGCTGCCGGGCGACCCGGTTCCGGTACACATCCAGAAGTCGGGCATCAGCGACCTGATTTTGCTGGCCGACCGCGGCGCCGCCGAGTATCTGCGGCAATGGTTGCGGGAGCAATCCTGCCGCGTCGGTCCTGTGTTTGAGCCCCAGCCCGGCCAAGTCGCCTTCTACACGTATTCTCGCCGCCAAACGCGGTCTCTGCTGAGCGAACATCCCAAGGTCCGGCTCGATATTTGA
- a CDS encoding chemotaxis protein CheB, with protein sequence MAKKTSPPPDKPKNNPLPIVGVGASAGGFEAFQRLIENLPAGSPLAIVFIQHLLPTHKSMLTELLSKTTAMQVSQAEDGMPLETGHVYIIPPDVYIEVRDGRFTLAPRGGEGAFLPIDRFFISLATDVGERAIGVVLSGMGSDGAIGLRQIKEAGGVTFCQLPGSAERDEMPRAAMATGDADFMLSPAEIGRSLVELAQHPYIALSDERAATPDLRPSEEQFQRIFSLLRTSSGIDFAHYKRPTIERRLLRRMALQKTTSAADYLERLQKQPQEVNELYRDILIHVTFFFREPASFTTLSDKAFPKLFEGRRPDDAVRIWVPGCSSGEEPYSIAIALSEFLTDKADDVSVQIFATDVGEQEIELARGGLYPEPVVRPVSPERLRRYFTQVDGKYRINKKIRDMCVFARHDLTRDPPFSRLDLIVCRNVLIYLDLALQKRLFAAFHYALKSTGFLMLGSAESVGLHSDLFAVVDKKHRLYSKRAASPAPLELSFTDGKHAPRLTSIAPAPAGEHLLRRSVQQEVSQLLLNKYAPPGVLVNDRFEIVQFRGQTGYFIEPAPGEADLHVLKMVRPGLLYELQEALAEARKSQSSVRKEGLHVDFNGHGRDVNLQVMPVSMPDEPLHYLILFEDMTADGRPDASGRRTRAAPRKATSAVKPSADLEQLRRELETTRKYLQSAIQDLEITNEELQSANEEVLSSNEELQSTNEELDTAKEELQSTNEELNTLNAELHSRNEELSLLNSDLINLLSSVDLAVIMVDRGLCIRRFTPAAEKLFNLIPGDVGRPMQHIKPNIVYPELEQRIQQVIEKVAPLEEEIRDVRGTWYLLRVRPYCTIDNRIEGAVIVLLNVDTVRHGR encoded by the coding sequence ATGGCCAAAAAAACATCGCCGCCGCCCGACAAGCCAAAAAACAATCCGCTGCCGATCGTCGGGGTCGGCGCCTCGGCGGGCGGATTCGAGGCCTTTCAACGCCTGATCGAAAACCTGCCGGCCGGCTCGCCGCTGGCCATCGTCTTCATCCAGCACCTGTTGCCGACCCACAAGAGCATGCTCACCGAGCTGCTCTCGAAGACCACGGCCATGCAAGTCTCGCAGGCCGAGGACGGCATGCCGCTCGAGACCGGCCACGTCTACATCATTCCGCCCGACGTGTACATCGAAGTCCGCGACGGCCGCTTCACACTGGCGCCGCGCGGCGGCGAAGGCGCCTTCTTGCCCATCGACCGCTTCTTCATCTCGCTGGCCACCGACGTGGGCGAACGGGCCATCGGGGTGGTGCTCTCCGGCATGGGCAGCGACGGCGCCATCGGCCTGAGGCAGATCAAGGAGGCGGGCGGCGTCACTTTTTGTCAGTTGCCAGGTTCGGCCGAGCGCGATGAAATGCCCCGAGCGGCGATGGCCACGGGCGACGCCGACTTCATGCTCTCGCCGGCGGAAATCGGCCGCTCCCTGGTCGAACTGGCGCAGCATCCCTACATCGCGCTCAGCGACGAGCGCGCGGCCACCCCCGATCTGCGGCCCAGTGAAGAGCAGTTTCAGCGCATCTTCTCGCTGTTGCGCACCTCCAGCGGCATCGACTTTGCGCACTACAAACGTCCCACCATCGAACGCCGGCTGTTGCGGCGGATGGCCTTGCAAAAAACGACCAGCGCCGCCGACTACCTGGAGCGTCTCCAGAAGCAGCCTCAGGAGGTGAACGAGCTTTACCGCGACATTCTGATTCACGTGACCTTCTTCTTCCGCGAGCCGGCTTCGTTCACCACGCTCAGCGACAAGGCGTTTCCCAAGCTGTTCGAGGGGCGGCGGCCGGACGATGCGGTGCGCATTTGGGTGCCGGGGTGTTCGTCGGGCGAGGAACCCTATTCCATCGCCATTGCGCTCTCGGAGTTCTTGACCGACAAGGCCGACGACGTGTCGGTGCAGATTTTCGCCACCGACGTCGGCGAACAGGAGATCGAGCTGGCCCGCGGCGGGCTTTATCCGGAGCCCGTGGTGCGGCCGGTGTCGCCGGAGCGGCTGCGGCGGTATTTCACGCAAGTCGACGGCAAGTATCGCATCAACAAGAAGATTCGCGACATGTGCGTCTTCGCGCGGCACGATCTGACGCGCGATCCGCCGTTTTCGCGGCTCGACCTGATCGTCTGCCGCAACGTGCTGATCTATCTCGACCTGGCGTTGCAGAAGCGGCTGTTCGCGGCCTTTCACTACGCTCTCAAATCGACCGGCTTTTTGATGTTGGGCAGCGCCGAGTCGGTCGGGCTGCACAGCGACCTGTTCGCGGTGGTCGATAAAAAACACAGACTGTACAGCAAGCGGGCCGCTTCCCCGGCGCCCTTGGAGCTGAGCTTCACCGACGGCAAACACGCGCCCCGCCTGACTTCCATCGCCCCCGCGCCGGCCGGCGAGCACCTGCTGCGCCGCAGCGTGCAGCAGGAAGTGAGCCAGCTTTTGTTGAACAAGTACGCTCCGCCGGGCGTGCTGGTGAACGACCGCTTCGAGATCGTGCAGTTCCGCGGACAAACCGGCTACTTTATCGAGCCCGCGCCGGGCGAGGCCGATTTGCACGTGCTGAAGATGGTCCGGCCGGGCCTGTTGTACGAGTTGCAGGAAGCGCTGGCCGAGGCCCGCAAATCGCAATCGTCGGTCCGCAAAGAGGGCCTGCACGTCGACTTCAACGGCCACGGCCGCGACGTCAATTTGCAAGTCATGCCGGTGTCGATGCCCGACGAACCGCTCCACTATCTGATCTTGTTCGAGGACATGACCGCCGACGGGCGGCCGGACGCGTCTGGCCGCCGGACGCGCGCGGCGCCTCGCAAGGCCACGAGCGCGGTCAAACCGTCGGCCGATCTGGAACAGCTTCGCCGCGAGTTGGAGACCACGCGCAAATACTTGCAGTCGGCCATCCAGGACCTGGAGATCACCAACGAGGAGCTGCAGTCGGCCAACGAAGAGGTGCTTTCCAGCAACGAGGAGCTGCAAAGCACCAACGAAGAGCTCGACACCGCCAAGGAAGAGTTGCAAAGCACCAATGAAGAGCTCAACACCCTGAACGCCGAACTGCACAGCCGCAACGAAGAACTGAGCCTGCTGAACAGCGACCTGATCAACCTGCTGAGCAGCGTCGATCTGGCCGTGATCATGGTCGATCGCGGCCTCTGCATCCGCCGTTTCACGCCCGCCGCGGAGAAGCTGTTCAATCTCATTCCCGGCGACGTGGGCCGGCCGATGCAGCACATCAAGCCGAACATCGTCTACCCCGAGCTGGAACAGCGCATTCAGCAGGTGATCGAGAAGGTGGCGCCGCTCGAGGAGGAGATCCGCGACGTGCGGGGAACTTGGTACTTGCTGCGCGTGCGGCCCTATTGCACGATCGACAACCGCATCGAAGGCGCGGTGATCGTGCTGTTGAACGTCGACACCGTGAGGCACGGGCGCTGA
- a CDS encoding chemotaxis protein CheB yields the protein MPEIDLIVIGGSAGGLPALLKVVRDLPADLPAALCVAIHMSPDSPGKLPQIVGRRTPLPCLFADDEQAILPGRIYFALVDRHLLIDDGKLRVSQGPRENGFRPALDPLFRSAARCYGPRLAGIVLSGSLGDGSHGLAAIKQSGGITIVQDPEEATIPNMPLSALRGTQIDHIIPASEMAPLIVRLAQRSDAALGCRR from the coding sequence TTGCCAGAAATCGACCTTATCGTGATCGGCGGCTCGGCGGGGGGCCTGCCCGCGCTGTTGAAAGTGGTGCGCGATTTGCCCGCGGACCTGCCGGCCGCCCTATGCGTCGCCATTCACATGTCGCCTGACAGCCCCGGCAAACTGCCGCAAATCGTGGGGCGCCGTACACCCTTGCCGTGCCTGTTCGCCGACGACGAACAGGCGATCCTGCCCGGTCGCATTTATTTCGCTCTCGTCGACCGGCACCTGTTGATCGACGACGGCAAGCTGCGCGTGAGCCAGGGGCCGAGAGAAAACGGCTTTCGACCGGCGCTCGACCCTCTGTTTCGCAGCGCGGCCCGCTGCTACGGTCCGCGGCTGGCCGGCATAGTACTCTCCGGCAGCCTGGGCGACGGGAGTCACGGTCTGGCCGCCATCAAACAGTCGGGCGGCATCACGATCGTGCAAGATCCGGAAGAGGCCACCATACCCAATATGCCACTCAGTGCGCTGCGCGGCACGCAAATTGACCATATCATACCGGCCTCGGAAATGGCCCCGCTGATCGTGCGGCTCGCGCAGAGATCCGACGCCGCGTTGGGATGTCGACGATGA
- a CDS encoding cold shock domain-containing protein, producing the protein MPEGKVKKIVAEKGFGFIEAADGQDVFFHHSTVTGKGFDNLAPGQRVEYELEAGGGKGGKGPRASSVKPIQ; encoded by the coding sequence ATGCCAGAAGGCAAAGTGAAGAAGATCGTGGCGGAAAAAGGGTTCGGTTTCATTGAAGCGGCGGACGGGCAGGACGTGTTCTTCCATCACTCCACCGTGACCGGCAAAGGTTTCGACAACCTGGCGCCGGGGCAGCGCGTGGAGTACGAGTTGGAAGCCGGCGGCGGCAAAGGCGGCAAAGGCCCGCGGGCCAGCTCCGTCAAGCCCATTCAGTAA
- a CDS encoding sulfite exporter TauE/SafE family protein, translating to MNADLGALSVAAVSIGFFHTLLGPDHYVPFVAMSRLGGWSRRKTLVVTLLCGLAHVGSSVLLGFIGLALGLIVFQLEEIEGRRGNVAGWLLIGFGVAYSVWGLVQAVRSRSHAHLHAHLDGTVHDHEHAHSAEHLHAHAASPSLTPWVLFAIFAFGPCEPLIPLLIYPAAKADLFSVACVTALFALTTLATMTGMVVALSSGVGALKFAKLDRYSHALAGLVVLSCGLAIKAGW from the coding sequence ATGAACGCCGACCTGGGCGCCTTGAGCGTCGCCGCCGTATCGATCGGGTTTTTCCACACGCTGCTGGGACCCGACCATTACGTGCCGTTTGTGGCCATGTCGCGCCTCGGCGGCTGGAGCCGGCGCAAAACGCTGGTCGTCACCTTGCTCTGCGGCCTGGCACACGTCGGCAGCTCGGTGCTGCTCGGTTTTATCGGACTGGCCCTGGGGCTGATCGTGTTTCAGTTGGAAGAGATTGAAGGCCGCCGCGGCAACGTGGCGGGCTGGCTGCTGATCGGATTCGGAGTGGCTTACTCGGTGTGGGGCCTGGTGCAAGCGGTCCGCAGCCGGTCTCACGCGCACTTGCACGCCCATCTCGACGGGACCGTGCATGACCATGAGCACGCCCATTCAGCCGAGCACCTGCACGCGCATGCCGCCTCCCCCTCGCTGACGCCGTGGGTGCTGTTTGCGATTTTCGCCTTCGGTCCCTGCGAGCCGCTGATTCCGCTCTTGATCTATCCGGCGGCCAAAGCCGACCTGTTCAGCGTGGCCTGCGTGACCGCGCTCTTCGCGCTGACCACCTTGGCCACGATGACCGGCATGGTCGTCGCGCTTTCGAGCGGGGTCGGTGCGCTCAAGTTCGCCAAGCTCGACCGCTACAGCCACGCGCTGGCCGGGCTGGTGGTTTTGTCGTGCGGACTGGCGATCAAGGCGGGCTGGTAG
- the ggt gene encoding gamma-glutamyltransferase gives MHLRLLNLTAVLAIVSTLAAPRTLVAADEQSSEVVTTAGGLVVSDSAPASDVGAAILAQGGNAVDAAVATALALAVTLPEAGNLGGGGFMLICPGDGREPVCIDYRETAPAKATPDMFSLAESRLGHKVVGVPGTLRGLELAHRRFGKLAWQTLVGPAVHLAEEGFTLGPRLAKDLNNLLKSSAEFAELRRVFGKQGGADEWTADDRLLQPELAATLRLLAGQGPPAFYEGRIAEQIVAEMESGGGLIARADLAAYQAKERRPVRGKYRGYEILGAPPPSSGGMATIEALQILEPFELRQYDRGSSRAQHLIVEALRRAFCDRARWLGDPDFVEVPANLITKEHARQRGSDIDLAHATPSARLAPEIEPAAEGNDTTHFSVIDADGMAVANTYTLEHSYGSRVVVHGAGFLLNNEMTDFNWQPGRTDRLGHIGTPPNTIAPGKRMLSSQSPTIVLRDGRPVLVTGSPGGRTIISTVVCLLVNSLEYEMDLRQAVDAPRLHHGWFPDVVLIEGADNPASVPFLTELAELGHRIERKPHRQGSANSIRIDLASGTRYGVADRRRGGKASGQ, from the coding sequence ATGCACCTGCGCCTCCTGAACTTAACGGCCGTGTTGGCGATTGTCAGCACCCTTGCCGCACCACGCACGCTTGTGGCCGCCGACGAGCAGTCCAGCGAGGTTGTGACGACCGCGGGCGGACTCGTGGTCTCCGATTCGGCGCCGGCTTCCGACGTGGGCGCGGCGATTCTCGCTCAGGGCGGCAATGCGGTCGATGCGGCCGTGGCCACAGCCCTGGCGTTGGCCGTGACGTTGCCGGAAGCGGGCAACCTGGGCGGCGGCGGTTTCATGTTGATTTGCCCCGGCGACGGACGCGAGCCGGTGTGCATCGACTATCGCGAGACCGCGCCGGCCAAGGCCACGCCCGACATGTTCTCGCTTGCGGAAAGCCGCCTGGGACACAAGGTGGTCGGCGTGCCGGGCACGCTGCGCGGCCTGGAGCTGGCCCACCGTCGCTTTGGCAAGCTTGCGTGGCAGACGCTCGTCGGGCCCGCGGTCCATCTGGCCGAAGAAGGCTTTACGCTCGGCCCGCGGCTGGCGAAGGACCTCAACAATCTGCTCAAATCGTCGGCCGAGTTCGCCGAGCTGCGCCGCGTATTCGGCAAGCAGGGAGGCGCCGACGAATGGACGGCCGACGACCGGCTGCTGCAGCCCGAACTGGCTGCGACGCTGCGCCTGTTAGCCGGCCAAGGTCCACCGGCCTTCTATGAGGGACGGATCGCCGAACAGATTGTGGCCGAGATGGAGTCCGGCGGCGGGCTGATCGCGCGGGCCGATCTCGCCGCCTATCAGGCCAAAGAGCGCCGTCCGGTGCGCGGCAAATATCGCGGCTACGAGATTCTCGGCGCTCCGCCGCCCAGTTCCGGGGGCATGGCCACCATCGAGGCGCTCCAAATCCTCGAACCATTCGAGCTTCGTCAATACGACCGCGGCTCGTCGCGCGCCCAGCACCTGATCGTAGAAGCGCTGCGTCGCGCCTTCTGCGACCGGGCACGATGGCTGGGCGACCCCGACTTCGTCGAAGTGCCGGCCAATCTCATCACCAAAGAGCATGCCCGACAACGCGGCTCTGACATCGACCTGGCCCATGCCACGCCGAGCGCGCGGCTCGCGCCGGAGATCGAGCCGGCGGCGGAGGGAAACGACACGACGCATTTCTCGGTCATCGACGCCGACGGTATGGCGGTGGCCAACACTTACACGTTGGAACACAGCTATGGCTCGCGGGTGGTGGTGCATGGAGCGGGGTTTTTGTTGAACAACGAGATGACCGATTTCAACTGGCAGCCCGGCCGCACCGACCGCCTGGGACACATCGGCACGCCGCCCAACACCATCGCACCGGGCAAGCGGATGCTCAGCTCGCAATCGCCCACGATCGTGCTGCGCGACGGCCGCCCGGTGCTCGTCACCGGCAGTCCGGGCGGGCGGACGATCATCAGCACGGTCGTTTGCTTGCTCGTCAACTCGCTGGAATATGAAATGGACCTGCGGCAGGCCGTCGATGCCCCGCGGCTGCACCACGGCTGGTTTCCCGACGTGGTGCTCATTGAGGGTGCCGACAACCCGGCGTCGGTGCCCTTCTTGACCGAGCTTGCGGAACTCGGTCATCGCATCGAGCGCAAGCCTCATCGACAGGGCTCGGCCAATTCGATCCGGATCGACCTTGCCAGCGGCACGCGATATGGCGTCGCCGATCGCCGCCGCGGCGGAAAAGCGTCGGGCCAGTAA
- the treZ gene encoding malto-oligosyltrehalose trehalohydrolase, translated as MALRVWAPDAKQVELETGGKRSAMTETGGGWWQAQAELPVGTDYAFCLDGGPPRPDPRSHSQPRGIHGPSRIIDQSSFKWDDARWQSPPLPSAVVYELHVGTYTSEATFEAVIDKLPHLVRLGVTHVELMPVHEFPGKRGWGYDSVDIYAAHHGYGGPEGLKRLVAACHRAGLAVLIDVVYNHLGPAGNYLEEFGPYFSERHFTPWGKAVNFDGPRSDDVRRFFIDNALMWLRDYHADGLRLDAIHAIVDTSAIPFLQQLATEVSALSAHLGRHLVLIAESDLNDPRVVRNREAGGFGYDAQWSDDFHHALHTALTGERDGYYADFGTISDLATALRQSFVYAGRYSAFRRRQHGQAIRGLSGHRFLGYLQNHDQSGNRARGDRSSHLMSRGRLKVGAALVLTSPFVPMLFQGEEWGTTSPFQFFTDFEEPELAQAVREGRRREFVAFGWSPEEIPDPQDPGTFENSKLKWDELNSPPHAELLDWHTKLIALRRRESCLTDGRLEEVGVDFDEQARWLVVERGGITVACNLADRRQLVPIGSHRPRSLRLASEPQIEIRETGIELPPDSVAILGV; from the coding sequence ATGGCCTTGCGCGTTTGGGCGCCCGACGCCAAACAGGTGGAGCTGGAAACCGGCGGAAAACGCTCTGCCATGACGGAAACCGGCGGCGGATGGTGGCAGGCCCAGGCCGAGTTGCCTGTAGGCACCGACTACGCCTTTTGCCTCGACGGCGGCCCGCCGCGGCCCGATCCGCGCTCGCACTCTCAGCCGCGGGGCATCCACGGCCCGTCGCGGATCATCGACCAATCGAGCTTCAAGTGGGACGACGCCCGCTGGCAATCGCCGCCGCTGCCGTCCGCCGTCGTTTATGAATTGCACGTGGGCACTTATACGTCCGAAGCGACCTTTGAGGCGGTCATCGACAAGCTGCCGCACCTGGTGCGGCTGGGCGTCACGCACGTCGAGTTGATGCCGGTACACGAGTTTCCGGGCAAGCGAGGCTGGGGCTACGACAGCGTCGATATCTACGCGGCCCACCACGGATACGGCGGTCCCGAAGGCCTGAAGCGTCTGGTGGCCGCCTGCCACCGCGCGGGCCTGGCCGTGCTGATCGACGTGGTTTACAACCATCTGGGCCCCGCGGGAAACTACCTGGAGGAGTTCGGCCCATATTTCAGCGAGCGTCACTTCACGCCTTGGGGAAAAGCCGTCAACTTCGACGGCCCGCGGAGCGACGATGTGCGGCGGTTCTTCATCGACAATGCCCTGATGTGGCTTCGCGACTATCACGCCGACGGGTTGCGGCTCGACGCCATCCATGCCATCGTCGATACCTCGGCGATTCCGTTCTTGCAACAGCTCGCCACCGAGGTGTCGGCGTTGTCGGCCCATCTCGGCCGACACCTGGTTCTGATCGCCGAAAGCGACCTCAACGATCCCCGCGTGGTGCGAAACCGGGAGGCGGGCGGCTTCGGTTACGACGCCCAATGGAGCGACGATTTTCACCACGCGCTGCACACGGCGCTCACCGGCGAAAGGGACGGATACTACGCCGACTTTGGCACGATCTCAGACCTGGCGACCGCCCTGCGGCAGAGTTTTGTGTATGCCGGCCGTTATTCGGCGTTTCGCCGACGACAGCACGGCCAAGCGATACGGGGACTGAGCGGTCACCGCTTTCTCGGCTATTTGCAGAACCACGACCAGTCGGGCAACCGGGCACGCGGCGACCGCAGCAGCCACTTGATGAGCCGTGGCCGGCTGAAGGTCGGCGCCGCGCTGGTGCTCACGTCGCCCTTCGTGCCGATGCTGTTTCAGGGCGAAGAATGGGGAACGACCTCGCCTTTCCAGTTTTTCACCGACTTTGAGGAGCCGGAACTGGCCCAAGCGGTGCGCGAAGGGAGGCGACGCGAGTTCGTGGCCTTTGGCTGGTCGCCCGAAGAGATTCCCGATCCGCAAGATCCGGGGACGTTTGAGAATTCCAAGCTCAAATGGGACGAGTTGAACTCCCCACCGCACGCGGAGTTGCTCGACTGGCACACGAAGTTGATCGCCCTGCGCCGCCGCGAATCGTGTCTGACCGACGGCCGGCTGGAAGAGGTGGGCGTCGACTTCGACGAGCAGGCCCGCTGGCTGGTCGTCGAGCGAGGCGGCATCACGGTGGCTTGCAACCTGGCCGACCGCCGCCAGCTTGTGCCGATCGGCTCGCATCGGCCCAGGTCGTTGCGGCTGGCTTCGGAGCCGCAGATCGAGATCCGCGAGACGGGCATCGAGCTTCCGCCCGACTCGGTCGCGATTCTGGGCGTCTGA